TTGTATCCAAAGACAAGGACATTTTTACAGAAGAGACAGATCAGCACCTAGATAACGGCTATTTCATTAGGGCAAAGGCCGGAGAAAAGGTTGTATATCCGCTACAAACCTGCCTTTACATCCGTAGCGATAATGTTGCCCAAAGGGTGCACAACATCATAATCGCAGAAGAAGGCTCAGAACTCCACGTAATCACTGGCTGTGCCACACACCCTCACCTCACTTCAGGTCTTCATATAGGAATAAGTGAGTTTTTCGTCAAAAAAGGGGCCAAGCTCATATTTACCATGATCCATAACTGGGGTGAAAATGTATATGTAAGGCCGAGAACTGGCGTGGAGGTGGAAGAAGGCGGCCTATTTATGTCTAACTACATATCGCTCAAGGGAGTCAAATCTATCCAGACATACCCAGTTGCCACTTTGAAGGGGAAAGGCGCAGTTGCAAGATTTAATTCTGTGGTTGTCGCCCCCCAAGACTCCCTACTGGACATAGGCTCCAAGGTAATACTCGAGGCCCCAGAGACCAAGGCAGAGATCATATCCCGCACAGTGTCTAATGGAGGCACTGTTATCGCCAGAGGCCATCTCGTTGGAAAGGCCAAAGGTGCAAAGGCCCACTTGGAATGTCAGGGCATGATACTCGCAGACAATGGAATTATTCACGCAATCCCAGAGCTCGAGGCCCATTTGGATGACGTAGACATGAGCCACGAGGCAGCAGTTGGAAAGATAGCGCAGGAAGAGATAGAATACCTGATGGCAAGGGGATTGTCTGAAGAAGAGGCAGTTGCCACTATTGTCAGGGGCTTTCTCGATGTCAAGATCGAGGGCTTACCACCAGAGCTGGAAGAGGAACTCCAGCGTGCTGTTTCAGAGTGCCAGCATGGAATGTAGACCAGATTGTACCCTCTACATCCTGCATGACAAATTCGAAAAACACAAAATACTTGCTGTATCTTGGCAATACAGTTAAAAAGACGATCTTGCTTCTCTTTTAATAAGGTAGAAGGTAGAAGGCACGGCTTGCTTCTTCCTTCTACCTTCTGCCTTCTACCTGTTAAATCAGGCGTATTATCCCAACGGGTATTTTCCCGTAAATCAGGCAGCTTTAAGACTTGCCGAAGATGTAATATAAAAAAAAGGCTTATCAAACCCATGATCTGATCTCTAATCTTCCCCATTTAACCAAAAGGCCGCTTATTAGAGCGGCCTTTTGGTCTGTAACTACCATATCTTGATTTAGGGGAGCAAAATATTAGTCAAAGGCCTTCTCAACCTTCCATTCTTTCCAAACATTTCCAACAAGGTCTTTACCTGGCTTAAGTGTCGGCTTTCCAGGTTTCCATCCTGAAGGTGTTGCTTCAGTACCCTTTGATTCGCGTACAAGCTGAAACGCCTTTATCTGCCTTAAGGTTTCTTCAATATTGCGCCCTACAGGAGGAGACAGCACCTCATAGCCCTGAACAACCCCGTCTGGGTCTATAATGAAACGGCCTCGTACATCTACCCCTGCCTCGCTGTCATAAACACCATAAATAGTTCCTACCCTGCCACCCCCATCTGATAGCATGGGGAAAGGAATCCCGCCTTCTACCATTTTTGAAAGTTCATTGTCATTCCACATCTTGTGCACAAACATACTGTCAACGCTCATTGCCAGGACTTCCACACCCAACTCTTTCAACTCGTCATATTTTGCAGCAACTGCTGCCAATTCAGTGGCTCACACAAAGGTAAAATCACCTGGATAGAAACAGAGAAGCACCCATTTGCCCAGATAATCCGACAGCTTTACATTGACAAAATCCCCCTTGTAAAAAGCAGGGGCTGAAAACTCCGGTGCCTTCTTACCTACTGCTATCATTGTTCTCTCCTCCTCTTCAAAAATTGTTTCTGGTTGGTTTGGTTCTGTCTTCTCTTCACCAACAGGGGCGCCTGTTGGCCTTGCACATGCAATTTTGAGTTCTTCTGCCATGATTTACCTCTCGTACGCGTTTTTTGGCCTTTGACTTTTATGAATGGAGAAAAGTCTATTTTTTAAGCTAATCATGCCATAGGACTCGTCAAGGCTGGCTCACTCGTTATCAGGAGTCCGTCGAGATCCTGTAGCTGTAAAAATTTTGAGCAACAAGCTTTTTTCTCTGACAAGGTCCTGATTCATTGTAAGACAGACCAAAACAGGCAGAGAATAGTTAGGAAATGGCCTTGGATTTTTCAGTAAAAAGGACCAACACTGGTACGATAACGACTGTTGCAATAACGGCCGTAATGAGGCCCCCGATCACAGTAATGGCAAATGGTTGAAATATCCTTGATCCAACGGTTGTACCTATAGCTGTAGGTATCAATGCCGCTATTGTTGTGAAGGTGGTGAGTAGAATTGGTCTCAATCGAACCGAGACCGCCGACATCAATGCCTCTGCAATGCCCATTCCTGACAATACCTTTTTATTACAGTAATCAATCAGCACAATGGCATTGTTCACGGAAATACCGGCCAACGTCACTGCCCCCATACCCACTGATACGTCCAGACTGTGCCCTGTAATAAAAAGGGCGAGGACTGCTCCCACGAGGGCAATGGGTATTGTGACCAGGATGATGAGGGGCTGGCTCCAGGATCCAAACTGCATGACCATGATAAAGTATATGAGGACAACTGCGCAGAGGATGGCAAGGAGCATCTCAAACGCAGTCTTGATAACGACATTGTATTGGCCGCTGATCTCTATGCTGTATCCTTGGGGTAGGGAAACAGACCGCAGCCTGTCCTTCAACCGTGACACCACTGCCTGGATATTGCCATCTAACTCTGCAATAATCGTAACTTCACGCTGCCCATTGATATGGGTAATTGCAGATGGGGCATTGCGAATGCGTATGTCAGCGATTTGTTCTAGTGGGACCATACTCCCGTTCGGAGTGCCAATTGGCATCTTTCGAAGGGCCTCGAGGTCTGAGGCGTACTCAGGGTCCGTTTTGACAATGACTGCTACTTCCTGCCTGTTACGGAAGATCTTAGTGGCCTCAACGCCATTTCGAGCGGCCTGAAGGGCATAGAGGACCTCAGACGGTTCCAGACCGTAGAGGGCCAGTCGATCATGGCGTAACCGGACATCGATTTCAGAGGCCTTTACCTTTGTATTGTTTATCACATTTGAAATGGCAGGATCACTGGAGAGGATGTTTTCTACTTGTCCAGCCAGAAAAGCTAGTTTTTCAGTGTCAACACCGTAAATGGTTATTCCGAAGAGTGCTGGAAGCCCTGAGAAACTCTCGTCTATCTTCTCCTGAGTGGGCTGGTGATAGAGAAAGACGCATCCCTCAATCTTTGAATACGCCCTCTTTAGAGACTCAATAATCTGTGCTGCACTGCGACTGCGCTCTGTTTTCGGCCTTAACTTGATGAGTAATTCCCCCTTGTTTACGCCCTCTATTTGATAGCCGTTTTCTGGCGAGCCATTCCTTCGATAAACGCATGATACCCCTGGGTCTTGAAGGGCTATTCTATCCAATATCTCCCCAATACGATCGCTTTCAGCAAGGGAAGTGCCAGGGGGCATGATGTACTCGATGAGAATAGCGCCCTCGTCCATAGGCGGAAGGACTGCCGCCTTTCCCATAAAGGCCAAAAGCCCTGCCCCACCTAGTGAGATCAGAGCGACAATAATGACTGCTGCTCTGTGCCTAAAAGAGAACTTCAAGATTGTTTGCAACCTTCCATGGACAAACCAGAGCAAGCGTTGTCCCAAGAAGCCTTCCTGCTGAGTCAAGGCCTTCGTGCTCCTACTGAATAGAAGGGGCACCAGGGTTAAAGAAAGGAGGAGCGACACCACTAGGGCAGAGCTTATTGTCAGACCAAAGGGTCTTAGAAAAAGCGATGCTATTCCAGTCACCACAATGAGGGGGATAAAGGCCGCCACAGTGGTAAAGGTGCCTGAGGCATCAGGGCCAGCGATTTCCGCAGCCCCCTCTATGGCCGCTTCCTTAGGATCGCTTGTTGTCTTGCCATGACGAAATATGTTCTCTGCCACAACAATGGCGTCGTCCACTATCATACCTATTGCAAGTGCCATTGCCGTCATGGTAATCACATTGAACCCCAGGCCCAAAGAGCGCATCACCGCAATGGTGGCCAGGAGCGTAAGCGGGATTGTGATGCCAACTATGAGGGTGGGCCGAAGGTCTCCCAGGAAAAAATATAGCACCAATACAGCCAGGAGCGCGCCAACAAA
The Dissulfuribacter thermophilus genome window above contains:
- a CDS encoding SufB/SufD family protein — translated: MASNDKELLEKFIPASEVEGIKSVEELEEEEIKKLKETGFQPDESGRIGSFIQTNCSVAHCDCSVPGVELLPVTDALKKYDWLEDYWWKLVSKDKDIFTEETDQHLDNGYFIRAKAGEKVVYPLQTCLYIRSDNVAQRVHNIIIAEEGSELHVITGCATHPHLTSGLHIGISEFFVKKGAKLIFTMIHNWGENVYVRPRTGVEVEEGGLFMSNYISLKGVKSIQTYPVATLKGKGAVARFNSVVVAPQDSLLDIGSKVILEAPETKAEIISRTVSNGGTVIARGHLVGKAKGAKAHLECQGMILADNGIIHAIPELEAHLDDVDMSHEAAVGKIAQEEIEYLMARGLSEEEAVATIVRGFLDVKIEGLPPELEEELQRAVSECQHGM
- the prxU gene encoding thioredoxin-dependent peroxiredoxin (Most members of this family contain a selenocysteine.), whose amino-acid sequence is MAEELKIACARPTGAPVGEEKTEPNQPETIFEEEERTMIAVGKKAPEFSAPAFYKGDFVNVKLSDYLGKWVLLCFYPGDFTFVUATELAAVAAKYDELKELGVEVLAMSVDSMFVHKMWNDNELSKMVEGGIPFPMLSDGGGRVGTIYGVYDSEAGVDVRGRFIIDPDGVVQGYEVLSPPVGRNIEETLRQIKAFQLVRESKGTEATPSGWKPGKPTLKPGKDLVGNVWKEWKVEKAFD
- a CDS encoding efflux RND transporter permease subunit produces the protein MRAFLKFITSYPTATVLLVVFIVFSGAYSFLHMPVDLFPDLEVPVVNIITHYPGAAPEDMEMLVSRPVEDEMRTIPGIKRVASMSVQGLSLVTAEFSWGTTVRDARQLVQARLARVRNILPQGVRPRLENIDTTLQEVSGYVFYGGGDPVTLRNTVSHAIAGRLMSVEGVSSVDVIGGDRQAFIVTLRPEALAWFHISITEVITALKRHNLTAVAGFIERSGKEYLIRGDARLKTLEDLRSIPVTRNREAPVLLGMVAEVQEGRVPRHYVVRGDGVPAVALIVHKQPGVSTIDVVRDVDKVLLGLKDLLPEGTTVKKFYDQSEIILESRSEIVQDLFVGALLAVLVLYFFLGDLRPTLIVGITIPLTLLATIAVMRSLGLGFNVITMTAMALAIGMIVDDAIVVAENIFRHGKTTSDPKEAAIEGAAEIAGPDASGTFTTVAAFIPLIVVTGIASLFLRPFGLTISSALVVSLLLSLTLVPLLFSRSTKALTQQEGFLGQRLLWFVHGRLQTILKFSFRHRAAVIIVALISLGGAGLLAFMGKAAVLPPMDEGAILIEYIMPPGTSLAESDRIGEILDRIALQDPGVSCVYRRNGSPENGYQIEGVNKGELLIKLRPKTERSRSAAQIIESLKRAYSKIEGCVFLYHQPTQEKIDESFSGLPALFGITIYGVDTEKLAFLAGQVENILSSDPAISNVINNTKVKASEIDVRLRHDRLALYGLEPSEVLYALQAARNGVEATKIFRNRQEVAVIVKTDPEYASDLEALRKMPIGTPNGSMVPLEQIADIRIRNAPSAITHINGQREVTIIAELDGNIQAVVSRLKDRLRSVSLPQGYSIEISGQYNVVIKTAFEMLLAILCAVVLIYFIMVMQFGSWSQPLIILVTIPIALVGAVLALFITGHSLDVSVGMGAVTLAGISVNNAIVLIDYCNKKVLSGMGIAEALMSAVSVRLRPILLTTFTTIAALIPTAIGTTVGSRIFQPFAITVIGGLITAVIATVVIVPVLVLFTEKSKAIS